One Pseudopipra pipra isolate bDixPip1 unplaced genomic scaffold, bDixPip1.hap1 HAP1_SCAFFOLD_170, whole genome shotgun sequence genomic region harbors:
- the LOC135408076 gene encoding cadherin EGF LAG seven-pass G-type receptor 2-like has translation MFLSCVVLSKEVRRSLRLSCARRHHPPLATKATLTPPPRGLGGARGSPAVMSLCLCQAYSGDSTYVAGPLCPPPGGGSSGSLHSTARSGKSHHSYIPFVRREDSGLAGSPGPLPEPGGLFLDAQEQPEEHDTDSDSDLSLDDPSGSYGSTHSSDSDDEPPPGWDPLPGAPPAPPGPGAARMPPGCPYWPGEFVTTASESEGVAGTEGLRVQPAGGARGPPRGDPPRPNGEALPREPLLLPLPHPHKGILKKKCLPPISERGGSAQRPGPPPPPPAGTAASSGSDGGAPPAPRARQSLEEQLSGLTPIAMSIRAGTADEDSSGSESNETSI, from the exons ATGTTCCTGTCCTGTGTGGTGCTGAGCAAGGAGGTGCGGAGGAGCCTCCGCCTGAGCTGTGCCCGCCGCCACCACCCCCCACTGGCCACCAAGGCCACCCTGACACCC CCCCCcagggggctcgggggggctcggggcagCCCAGCCGTGatgtccctgtgcctgtgccagGCGTACAGCGGGGACAGCACATACGTGGCAGGGCCGCTGTGCCCCCCGCCGGGCGGGGGGTCCTcggggtccctgcacagcacagcccgGTCAGGCAAGAGCCATCACAGCTACATCCCCTTCGTCAGGAG GGAGGACTCGGGGCTGGCGGGCAGCCCGGGGCCGCTGCCTGAGCCCGGGGGACTCTTCCTCGATGCGCAGGAGCAGCCCGAGG AGCACGACACGGACTCGGACAGTGACCTGTCCCTGGACGACCCGAGCGGCTCCTACGGCTCCACCCACTCGTCGGACAGCGACGACGAGCCCCCCCCCGGCTGGGACCCCCTGCCTggggctcccccggccccccctGGCCCCG GTGCCGCCCGGATGCCGCCGGGGTGCCCATACTGGCCCGGGGAGTTCGTGACGACGGCGAGCGAGAGCGAGGGTGTGGCAGGCACCGAGGGGCTGCGGGTGCAGCCGGCAGGGGGGGCAAGGGGCCCCCCCCGGGGAGACCCTCCCAGGCCCAACGGGGAGGCTCTGCCCAGGGAACCCCTGCTACTGCCCCTGCCCCACCCACACAAAG ggaTCCTGAAGAAGAAGTGCCTGCCCCCCATCAGCGAGCGGGGGGGCAGTGCCCAGCGCCCCGGGCCCCCACCGCCGCCCCCTGCGGGCACGGCCGCCTCATCAGGCAGTGACGGGGGTGctcccccggccccccgggccCGGCAGAGCCTCGAGGAGCAGCTGAGCGGCCTCACCCCCATCGCCATGAGCATCCGCGCAGGCACTGCTGATGAGGACTCCTCTGGCTCCGA